The Geobacter sp. AOG2 genome includes a window with the following:
- a CDS encoding PDZ domain-containing protein — protein MIRAIGHRFKPLVRLTCLTALCYIETMKTVLIILFVMMTALTVSAANSEKNFGGVGIDGVAAPDGEITVRQLVAGGPANIAGIRVGDVITHIDGKPTRGSDFRQMVYKRLRGIAGTPVVLKVRRSGEEKELTFTLQRQQLMVNSPKENKR, from the coding sequence ATGATACGTGCAATCGGACACAGGTTCAAGCCCCTTGTTCGTTTGACCTGCCTGACCGCCCTGTGCTACATTGAAACCATGAAAACCGTGCTGATTATCCTGTTTGTAATGATGACGGCGCTTACCGTATCGGCGGCCAACAGCGAGAAAAACTTCGGCGGCGTCGGCATCGACGGCGTGGCCGCGCCCGACGGCGAGATTACGGTCAGGCAACTGGTGGCCGGTGGGCCGGCCAACATTGCCGGGATCAGGGTGGGGGACGTAATCACCCATATCGACGGCAAACCGACCCGGGGCAGCGATTTCCGGCAGATGGTTTACAAACGGCTGCGGGGGATCGCCGGAACCCCGGTCGTTTTAAAGGTACGGCGGTCGGGCGAGGAGAAGGAGTTGACCTTTACCTTGCAGCGACAGCAACTAATGGTCAACTCACCCAAGGAGAACAAACGATGA
- a CDS encoding glutaredoxin domain-containing protein yields the protein MIRKIVAAVVLTLAVASGAVAAGPATQSKLNPVKAQEARKYPVIVLYSVSWCPHCREAKEYFAKNNIPFTNRDVEQDAQAMTLLTGKYKSQSIPVIVLGAGPNEVVMHGFSPETFQANLRKALAKK from the coding sequence ATGATCAGGAAGATTGTAGCCGCTGTCGTGCTTACGCTGGCGGTGGCGTCCGGGGCGGTGGCCGCCGGACCGGCGACCCAGAGCAAGCTCAACCCCGTCAAGGCCCAGGAGGCCCGGAAGTACCCAGTGATCGTGCTCTATTCGGTATCCTGGTGTCCCCATTGCCGCGAGGCCAAGGAATACTTTGCCAAGAACAACATCCCCTTCACCAACCGCGATGTGGAGCAGGATGCCCAGGCTATGACGCTTCTGACCGGCAAGTACAAGAGCCAGTCCATTCCGGTGATTGTCCTGGGGGCAGGGCCGAACGAGGTCGTCATGCACGGTTTTTCCCCCGAGACGTTCCAGGCCAATCTCAGGAAGGCGCTGGCGAAGAAGTAG
- the dnaE gene encoding DNA polymerase III subunit alpha, with the protein METPPFVHLHLHTQYSLLDGAIRVEDLVHKAEDYHMPALAITDHGNMFGAVEFYLKCQKAHIKPIIGCEVYLAPESRFSKEARGISDAAYHLILLCQNMEGYKNLSYLTSAGYKEGFYYRPRIDREILKEHSGGLIALSACLKGEVAMQCGRNRMEDAVATARWYGEVFEDRYYIELQENTLAEQDVVNKRLLEVASELSLPLVATNDCHYLNREDARAHEVLLCIQTGKTMSDPTHMKFTADEFYVKSPEEMAKAFSYAPEAVANTVAIAERCNLELPLNKEYFFPHFEPPAGKTHDEMLEQLATEGLKERMVTILDKYPDMPLERQQAYFDRLRIELDCIRQMQFPAYFLIVSDFINWAKNQGIPVGPGRGSAAGSLVAYSIKITDLDPMPYNLLFERFLNPERISMPDIDVDFCMDRREEVIQYVVEKYGRERVCQIITFGTMKAKAVVRDVGRALNMTYGDVDRIAKLVPDDLNMTLDKALKLEPQLKEMAAADPQVKDLLETAVCLEGLARHAGTHAAGVVVAPQQLEEFLPVYKDQKTGSINTQYSMKYVEMVGLVKFDFLGLKNLTVIQNAVKLVREGKDPNFDITRLRDDDQASYDLISSGNTTGIFQLESSGMKEMLVKLKPSCFEDVIAACALYRPGPLGSGMVDEFIDRKHGRQKVVYDLPQLEPILKDTYGVIVYQEQVMQISRTLAGYSLGRADLLRRAMGKKDPAVMAKEKEPFLAGAKAQGLDLKKAEAIFDLMAKFAEYGFNKSHSAAYALIAYQTAYLKSYYPVEFMAALLTCDMDNTDKVVKSIGDCREQGIEVLPPDVNKSGLSFTVVGNSMRFGLGAVKGIGTGAVEAILEARAEGPFRDIYDFCERVDMRRANKKVLEALVKCGAFDSTGAFRMPLMEGLEQAMAYGQKIQEEKSSAQVSLFDTAEVVKNNGNGGMRLPDLPEWPDKEKLAYEKEALGFLITGHPLDRYVDDIKRLANSEIANLCELPDGCEVRICGIVSAFREIPTKKGDRMCFATIEDLTGSVEITVFPDTYVETSSLLKSDDPLLVTGKLEKTEKGAKILVSRPSADNGRRGGHQRDPGPAGDIKLLQEARAQTTKRVCFTLRTDELPVERLDALKTIIQRYHGSVPACIQFLIPERSRATMPLPPDLSVMAIDELRLEVERLFGYNAATFE; encoded by the coding sequence ATGGAAACACCGCCCTTCGTCCATCTCCACCTCCATACCCAGTATTCCCTGCTGGACGGCGCCATCCGCGTCGAAGACCTGGTCCACAAGGCCGAGGATTATCACATGCCGGCCCTGGCCATCACGGACCACGGCAACATGTTCGGCGCGGTGGAGTTCTATCTCAAGTGCCAGAAGGCCCACATCAAACCGATCATCGGCTGCGAGGTCTACCTGGCGCCCGAGTCCCGCTTCTCCAAGGAGGCACGGGGAATCTCCGACGCGGCCTACCACCTGATCCTGCTCTGCCAGAACATGGAGGGGTACAAGAACCTCTCCTACCTCACCTCGGCCGGCTACAAGGAGGGGTTCTACTACCGCCCCCGCATCGACCGGGAGATCCTGAAGGAACACAGCGGCGGGCTCATCGCCCTGTCGGCCTGCCTCAAGGGCGAGGTGGCCATGCAGTGCGGCCGGAACCGGATGGAAGACGCCGTGGCCACGGCCCGCTGGTACGGCGAGGTCTTCGAGGACCGCTACTACATCGAGTTGCAGGAAAACACCCTGGCCGAGCAGGATGTGGTCAACAAGCGCCTGCTGGAGGTGGCGAGCGAGCTTTCGCTGCCGCTCGTGGCCACCAACGACTGCCACTACCTGAACCGGGAGGATGCCCGCGCCCACGAGGTGCTGCTCTGCATCCAGACCGGCAAGACCATGAGCGACCCGACCCACATGAAGTTCACGGCGGACGAGTTCTACGTCAAGTCGCCGGAGGAGATGGCCAAGGCCTTTTCCTACGCACCCGAGGCCGTTGCCAACACCGTGGCCATCGCCGAACGCTGCAACCTGGAACTCCCCCTGAACAAGGAATACTTCTTCCCCCACTTCGAGCCGCCCGCCGGCAAGACCCACGACGAGATGCTGGAGCAGTTGGCCACGGAAGGGCTCAAGGAGCGCATGGTCACCATCCTGGACAAGTACCCGGACATGCCCCTGGAGCGGCAGCAGGCCTACTTCGACCGCCTGCGCATCGAGCTGGACTGCATCCGGCAGATGCAGTTCCCGGCCTACTTCCTGATCGTGTCCGACTTCATCAACTGGGCCAAAAACCAGGGTATCCCGGTCGGACCGGGCAGGGGTTCGGCCGCCGGTTCGCTGGTGGCCTACTCCATCAAGATCACCGACCTGGACCCCATGCCCTACAACCTGCTGTTCGAACGGTTCCTCAACCCGGAACGCATCTCCATGCCCGATATCGACGTGGACTTCTGCATGGACCGCCGGGAAGAGGTCATCCAGTACGTGGTGGAGAAATACGGGCGGGAACGGGTCTGCCAGATCATCACCTTCGGGACCATGAAGGCCAAGGCCGTGGTGCGGGACGTGGGGCGGGCGCTGAACATGACCTACGGGGACGTGGACCGGATCGCCAAGCTGGTGCCGGACGATCTGAACATGACCCTGGACAAGGCCCTGAAGCTGGAACCGCAGTTGAAGGAGATGGCGGCGGCCGACCCCCAGGTGAAGGACCTGCTGGAGACCGCCGTCTGCCTGGAAGGCCTGGCCCGCCACGCCGGCACCCACGCCGCCGGGGTGGTGGTGGCCCCCCAGCAGTTGGAGGAGTTCCTGCCGGTGTACAAGGACCAGAAGACCGGTTCCATCAACACCCAGTACTCCATGAAGTACGTGGAGATGGTCGGCCTGGTGAAGTTCGACTTCCTGGGGCTCAAGAACCTTACCGTGATCCAGAACGCCGTCAAGCTGGTGCGGGAGGGTAAAGACCCGAACTTCGACATCACCCGCCTGCGGGACGACGACCAGGCCAGCTACGACCTCATCTCCTCGGGCAACACCACCGGCATCTTCCAGCTCGAGTCCAGCGGCATGAAGGAGATGCTGGTCAAGCTCAAGCCCTCCTGCTTCGAGGACGTGATCGCCGCCTGCGCCCTGTACCGGCCGGGCCCCCTGGGATCGGGCATGGTGGACGAGTTCATCGACCGCAAGCACGGCCGCCAGAAGGTGGTCTACGACCTGCCCCAACTGGAGCCGATCTTGAAGGATACCTACGGGGTCATCGTCTACCAGGAACAGGTCATGCAGATCTCCCGCACCCTGGCCGGCTATTCCCTGGGCCGCGCCGACCTGCTGCGCCGCGCCATGGGCAAGAAGGACCCGGCGGTCATGGCCAAGGAAAAGGAGCCGTTCCTGGCCGGGGCCAAGGCCCAGGGGCTGGACCTGAAAAAAGCCGAGGCGATCTTCGACCTCATGGCCAAATTCGCCGAATACGGCTTCAACAAATCCCACTCGGCCGCCTACGCCCTGATCGCCTACCAGACCGCCTACCTCAAGTCCTACTACCCGGTGGAGTTCATGGCCGCGCTCCTCACCTGCGACATGGACAACACGGACAAGGTGGTCAAGAGCATCGGCGACTGCCGCGAGCAGGGGATCGAGGTGCTGCCGCCGGACGTGAACAAGTCGGGCCTCTCCTTCACCGTGGTGGGCAACTCCATGCGCTTCGGCCTGGGAGCGGTCAAGGGGATCGGCACCGGCGCCGTGGAGGCGATCCTGGAGGCGCGGGCCGAAGGCCCCTTCAGGGATATCTACGATTTCTGCGAACGGGTGGATATGCGGCGCGCCAACAAGAAGGTGCTGGAGGCCCTCGTCAAGTGCGGCGCCTTCGACTCCACCGGCGCCTTCCGCATGCCCCTGATGGAGGGATTGGAACAGGCCATGGCCTACGGCCAGAAGATCCAGGAGGAGAAGTCCAGCGCGCAGGTTTCCCTGTTCGACACCGCCGAGGTGGTGAAGAACAACGGCAACGGCGGCATGCGCCTCCCCGACCTCCCGGAGTGGCCGGACAAGGAAAAGCTGGCCTACGAGAAGGAAGCCCTGGGCTTCCTCATCACCGGCCATCCCCTGGATCGCTACGTGGACGACATCAAGCGCCTGGCCAACTCGGAGATCGCCAACCTGTGCGAGCTGCCCGACGGCTGCGAGGTACGGATCTGCGGCATTGTCTCCGCCTTCCGCGAGATTCCCACCAAAAAAGGAGATCGCATGTGTTTCGCCACCATCGAGGACCTGACCGGTTCGGTGGAGATAACCGTGTTCCCCGACACCTATGTGGAAACCTCCAGCCTGCTCAAATCCGATGACCCGCTGCTGGTGACCGGCAAGCTGGAAAAGACCGAGAAGGGCGCCAAGATCCTGGTCAGCCGCCCCAGCGCCGACAACGGGCGCAGAGGAGGCCACCAACGCGACCCCGGCCCGGCGGGCGACATCAAGCTGCTCCAGGAGGCCCGCGCCCAGACCACCAAGCGGGTCTGCTTCACCCTGCGCACGGATGAGCTGCCGGTGGAGCGGCTGGACGCCCTCAAGACGATCATCCAGCGCTACCACGGAAGCGTGCCGGCCTGCATCCAGTTCCTCATACCGGAGCGAAGCCGCGCGACCATGCCGCTCCCGCCGGATTTGAGCGTCATGGCCATTGATGAATTAAGGCTGGAAGTGGAGCGACTGTTCGGCTATAATGCCGCCACTTTCGAGTAA
- the asnS gene encoding asparagine--tRNA ligase, whose amino-acid sequence MKTRIRTLLAGGANGRECAVAGWVRSVRASREVAFVTLNDGSDMAGLQVVAGKDLANFDAVCRLGTGAALRVHGTLVESPAAGQQWELHATAIEIVGEADDTYPLQKKRHTFEYLRTIAHLRPRTNTLGAVFRLRSRLAQAVHRFFAERDFLYAHTPIITASDCEGAGELFRVTTLDAGAAPDFDQDFFGQRTGLTVSGQLEGELLALAFSDIYTFGPTFRAENSNTPRHAAEFWMIEPEMAFADLADDAELAEEFIRYLCRFSLEECADDMAFFDRHIEKGLLERIRQVAEADFVRMDYGDAIERLQRSGTNFSFPVEWGLDLQTEHERYLSEQVVGGPVFILNYPKDIKAFYMRQNSDGRTVAAMDLLVPKVGEIIGGSQREERLDRLTARMTEMDISQEPLWWYLDSRRWGSCPHAGFGLGFERLVMYLTGMDNIRDVIPFPRTPRHAEF is encoded by the coding sequence ATGAAGACTCGGATACGGACACTTCTGGCGGGCGGCGCAAACGGCCGGGAATGCGCGGTTGCGGGATGGGTGCGCTCGGTGCGCGCCTCCAGGGAGGTGGCCTTTGTAACCCTGAACGACGGCTCCGACATGGCCGGGCTCCAGGTAGTGGCCGGGAAGGATCTGGCAAACTTCGACGCGGTCTGCCGCCTCGGCACCGGCGCGGCCCTGCGGGTGCACGGCACGCTGGTGGAATCCCCGGCGGCCGGGCAGCAGTGGGAATTGCACGCCACCGCCATCGAGATCGTCGGCGAGGCTGACGACACCTATCCGCTCCAGAAGAAACGCCACACCTTCGAATACCTGCGCACCATCGCCCACCTGCGGCCCAGAACCAATACCCTGGGGGCCGTGTTCCGCCTCCGTTCGCGCCTGGCCCAGGCCGTGCACCGGTTCTTTGCCGAGCGGGATTTCCTCTACGCCCACACGCCGATCATCACGGCCAGCGATTGCGAAGGCGCGGGTGAGCTGTTCCGGGTGACTACCCTGGATGCCGGGGCAGCGCCCGATTTCGATCAGGATTTTTTCGGCCAGCGGACCGGTCTGACCGTCAGCGGCCAACTGGAGGGAGAACTCCTGGCCCTGGCCTTTTCCGACATCTACACCTTCGGCCCCACCTTCCGCGCCGAGAACTCCAACACGCCGCGTCACGCGGCCGAATTCTGGATGATCGAGCCGGAGATGGCCTTTGCCGACCTGGCCGACGACGCCGAACTGGCCGAGGAGTTCATCCGCTATCTGTGCCGTTTCAGCCTGGAGGAGTGCGCCGACGACATGGCGTTCTTCGACCGGCATATTGAAAAGGGGCTGTTGGAACGCATCCGGCAGGTGGCCGAGGCCGACTTCGTGCGCATGGACTACGGCGACGCCATCGAACGGCTCCAACGGTCGGGCACAAACTTTTCATTCCCGGTGGAATGGGGGCTGGACCTACAGACCGAGCACGAACGCTATCTGAGCGAGCAGGTGGTGGGAGGGCCGGTGTTCATCCTCAACTACCCCAAGGATATCAAGGCCTTCTACATGCGCCAGAACAGCGACGGCCGCACCGTGGCCGCCATGGACCTCTTGGTGCCCAAGGTGGGCGAGATCATCGGCGGCAGCCAGCGCGAGGAGCGGCTGGACCGGCTGACGGCGCGCATGACCGAGATGGACATCTCCCAGGAGCCGCTCTGGTGGTATCTGGACAGCCGCCGTTGGGGGAGTTGCCCCCACGCCGGTTTTGGCCTGGGCTTCGAGCGGTTGGTCATGTACCTCACCGGGATGGACAACATCCGGGACGTGATCCCCTTCCCGCGCACGCCGCGCCACGCCGAGTTCTGA
- a CDS encoding acetyl-CoA carboxylase carboxyltransferase subunit alpha, which yields MATPFHLEFEKPIVELEKKIEELNALAADGLDIGADVSTLEGRVEEMRKEIFSNLSRWQTAQVARHINRPFTLDYIGNMFTEFVELHGDRNFGDDHAIVGGLARFDGQPVVVIGHQKGRDTKEKVYRNFGMPNPEGYRKALRLMQMAEQFKLPVITFVDTPGAYPGIGAEERGQAEAIARNLREMASLRTPIIVCITGEGGSGGALAIAVGDRILMLEHSVYAVISPEGCAAILWSDGTKGEQAAEALKPTAKDIIGLGVIDEIITEPIGGAHRDHKAMAATLKEAIARNLAELNKLTTSDLVEQRYRKFRAMTRCVE from the coding sequence ATGGCAACCCCGTTTCATCTGGAATTCGAAAAACCGATCGTTGAACTTGAGAAGAAGATCGAGGAGTTGAACGCCCTGGCCGCCGACGGCCTGGATATCGGCGCCGACGTGTCCACCCTGGAGGGGCGCGTGGAGGAGATGCGCAAGGAGATCTTCTCCAACCTCTCCCGCTGGCAGACCGCCCAGGTGGCGCGCCATATCAACCGCCCCTTCACCCTCGACTATATCGGTAACATGTTTACCGAATTCGTGGAGCTGCACGGCGACCGCAACTTCGGCGACGACCACGCCATTGTGGGCGGCCTGGCCCGCTTCGACGGACAGCCGGTCGTGGTGATCGGCCACCAGAAGGGACGCGACACCAAGGAGAAGGTCTACCGCAACTTCGGCATGCCCAACCCGGAAGGGTACCGCAAGGCCCTGCGCCTGATGCAGATGGCGGAACAGTTCAAGCTGCCGGTCATCACCTTCGTGGATACGCCCGGCGCCTACCCCGGCATCGGCGCCGAGGAACGCGGCCAGGCCGAGGCCATTGCCCGCAACCTGCGCGAGATGGCCAGCCTGCGCACCCCGATCATCGTCTGCATCACCGGCGAGGGCGGTTCGGGCGGAGCTCTTGCCATTGCCGTGGGCGACCGCATCCTGATGCTGGAACACTCCGTCTACGCCGTCATCTCCCCGGAAGGATGCGCCGCCATCCTCTGGTCCGACGGCACCAAGGGCGAGCAGGCCGCCGAGGCGCTCAAGCCAACCGCCAAGGACATCATCGGCCTGGGGGTCATCGACGAGATCATCACCGAACCTATCGGCGGCGCCCACCGGGACCACAAAGCCATGGCCGCCACCCTGAAAGAAGCCATTGCCCGCAACCTGGCGGAGTTGAACAAGCTCACTACCTCCGACCTGGTGGAGCAGCGCTACCGGAAATTCCGCGCCATGACGCGCTGCGTGGAATAG